The Setaria viridis chromosome 9, Setaria_viridis_v4.0, whole genome shotgun sequence sequence TTTTGACAGTACTCAACCATGAGAAATGGGTTAATATTATAGCAGACTGTGTGCTAAATGCAAGTACTCAGCTTTCCTGGACATCTAAACTTTGAAACACACATGCAGAACTTGTTCTAGAGAATCTTAGTGATAGCATGGAAGAGAAATGGACTTGGGTGCTTAGCATAGAAGAGCTTGAAATATTTCTGCTGTACCCATGTCATCATGGCAGTGTATCCATATGAATGCAGAAGGCCATAGTTCATTTCCTTGTCACTATTTTCCACTGATAAGAAGGAACAAAACAATGACTTCATCCGGGAGTAGACTTATTTACCAGTGTATGCGTTCTGTTATGCAGTTTACTTTGCCCTGAACCTGTTCTTGAAAAGTGTGTTCCAGAATTGAACTAGAGGTTGTTTTTCCTTGGCTTGTTCTATAATATATTGCCTGTATTTTAATTATTGTCCCCCCAAAACCTCTGTGAAACTGGACTAAGTCTTTGTGGTTTTTTCAGGTAGAGAAACTGTTTTCTTTTGCAACCAGGAGCAAGTTGTCCATGCCATGCTTTGAAGGAAGCAAAGCGTCTTTGGCCCAGCTTAGGGGGAATATCAGCAGCCCTAACCTGAAGACAAATTCCTTGCTCTATTTTTATCAATTTGTTAGGCTTGTTGTCCCCATGTATGGGAGAGAAACCTATGCAAAACTCTGCCATAAGTTTGCCAAGAAATGTTAACTGTAGTTGTTATGGTGTCAGCAATTTCAGGCCCCAGTGATGATTTCAACTGCTCAATGCTTATGTTAAATGTTTAAGGTCAAAAGAAACTTGCAGGGCAGCATTGGGGATCCATACCAGTGACTCTTTATTAGCTCACTCTTACTCGCTGAATGGGAGCCATTGGCTTTTTCATGATCTGAGAATGTGAGGTCCCCTCGTTACAGAATGTGATTTAAGCTTCAGAGTGCAGGTGTGGTTTCCTGAAAAGCTTCTTGACTGGAAGTAATAGCCCATTTTTTCTATATTAGCATTTGTAAATTGTTGACGTTAAGAATAAATCATCACGTTTATCGTTGTTGTTAAGCATAGACATTTGTAAGTAATAGCCCATTTTTATGTCATTTATTGTTCAAAGTTTACGAGATTACCTATTACAATCTCTGGGCATGATATTCCAATTCGCACCTCCAAAGTTCTTGATGCAGTAATTCGAAGTCTAACACAAATGAAACTGAATTCACTATAAGTCGAAAAGCTATGCACGGAAATTACTTCCACATAAGTGACATGTAATTCTTTCTTTGCTCTTCCTTTCCAGTGTTTATCATGTACAACGAACATGACATAAGAACATGGCTCATTTGATCCTCTAGACTGATGCTAACCTAATACGAAAAGCATCATACAGACATGTATGCTCACCATCTTTAGGTACAGAAGAATGCCAACTCATTAAAGACCAAACGAATCGCCTTCACCATACCACATCATAAGGAGTTAACTACCGAAATATTTCTTGCAGCACTCTGGGTCGTCCGGAACAATGGTCCTTGTAATCACGAAATGCCGGAAATGACTGCTGCTGTGATGCAACAGAAGCCTTCGCATCAAATGCTTTGTTCTTTAACAAAATCATTTGATGACGCATACAAACATTCTAAATTGATCCAGCTACACCAGCACGAGCCCGCAGTGTCTCTGTGCGTTTACTTTTTTCCATTTGTTCCACTAGCCAGTCTATGCCAGATTTGATCCCCCTCCTGCAAGAAAAGCATCACTGCCACATTACAACGATATAACAGACCTGTAAAAGACTGCACCCAGTAATCAATGTGTCATGTCAAAAGCTTATCAATTTGAGTAGTAAATTGTAATTAGCAATAATTTTCAACCCTAAGTACGAGTAAGCTTAAGCATGGCCCTCAAAGTAGCTATTCCATGAGAAATGTGTAAATTTTTTGCATCCATGACTAAATGTAACAATTCTTTAAAATTTCATTTGTTGAGTTGAACTTTCACAGGAATCAATGTAGTTTGTGTGCTCACCCATCATAGGCGGATACAGCCTGAAACATATATGGCCTATCATCCAGCTctttaaaattcagaaatttAGCCAATTCTTCATCATTGATGACCCCAGGTAAATCCTGATGAAAGAAATTCAGAAGCACATCAAAACATGAGAACAGAGGCAAATAATAAGTAAACAATTTGCTAGAAGGATGAGGATCCAGTTTTACGAAACACTGACCATCTAATTACAGATTGCCGTGTGATGTTTTCGGGCATTTTTTAATTGAATAGTGTTCATTGTTACACGTTGTTTGGTTCTTAACACTTCAACATGCTTTGAGAATCCTTACCATTCCCTCGATTCCAAAGTAGAGGGATACTGATATGCATTTAACATGGTTGCTAAAAAGATGTCACAATTTTTTTGTTCAAACTCCAAAGATCTCACAcgtttttttttcagaacaTATTTCTGAAATAAGTGGTCAAATTATACATTGGACcataaaaaaaagaggaagtatAACTCTCTTTTTTCTCGTTTTAATTGAATATGAAAATGTATTTGACTGCATAATGTGGCACGTCTGTATATTAGTAGGCCAAAGCATTTGGTATTCAATCTCACAACGATGTGTAATCTCTTTGCAATATATATAAGAATTTAGGTTCATGTGCCTCAGAGCATGTACACTTGACAAGAATGTCATATTGACAACAGTGCCAACtttgttgtaacttgtaagcatTGAATATTTTAACCTTAACTATACATGCCTTGTGGCACAAACTATAGCATAAAGAAAGGTTATGCTTCAAGACATTGCAGGAAAGTGGAAGTAAACATGTCACCTGTTTGTTTGCAACTATCAAGAGCGGTGCCCCTCTCAGATGCTCATGGCGAATAACCTTCTCTGAAGTAAGAAATTTAGGTTAGATTCTCTAGAATGAGTTCTTTTTTCGCTTACCAGAATAGGCAAtgcatcagcattcagcaataAACCGGTAGTTCACAaataaaaggataaaagaaTTAACTTACCCAGAGCAGATTTGGCATCTTCAAATGACGATGCAGTAGCAGCATCGATAACAAACATTATGGCATGAGCCTCTTCATAATATTTCTCCCAGATTGTGCGTAGGCCAACCTGCCAAGCAGGTAGTGTGTCAGAAACTGAACTTGAGCATGGAATCTTATAGTACTGGCATGTGGTGACGTATAGGGTGAAGTTAGCTTAATTTAGATTAATTTCATTTCCTATAACAAAGAAAAGGTGATTCTTTTCTAACAGTCACCCCATTCCATTCCTAACAACTGTGTCGAATATATGTCGACATAACATATAACTCCAATATAGGATGTATCTCATGTTTCTCCCATAATTTCCTCCTTTATCAGGCAAATTAGCAAAATACAAATATAGCACATGATATAAGACGTGAAAACCATCCATACATTCTGAATGTAAGTGAGCCAACAGAGCATCTCTTTATTTTCAGTTCACGACAAAGATCCACTTTCAATGTAAAATAATTTGATAATGAAATTTTCAGTGCGATTCAATATAACTAATTTCTATTTTTGCCGAGAACAGCAAACATGCTAGATTACTAATCAAAGCTACCATATCCTAGTTCTTTAATATAAAATGCATTCCCCAGATATTAAAAACTTGAGATAATAACATGCAAAATGTATATTCATGATGCTAACTTGATTGGCTTGGCAACATTCAATTATGAACCACAATAGAGGGCATTGCGGCAACAGAGAGCTTAATAAGAAAATTGATTCCATATGATGCACCAGTAATCTTACCTGACCACccagatcccagaaaacaagttttgcatTCGCATCTTCAATGCGGCCAATGTTAAGTCCAACAGTGGGAACGACACGATCTGGTGGAAGTCCTTCCCCCTTCAGATATATGGATTTCAACTTCTCCAGCAAAGTCTACATCACCAGTTCCAGAAACATGTCAATACATAGGTAAAGGAATCTAGACATTGCATTTTCAATCAAAGGTAAAGTGTTTGCAATGCAATGTAGCTTACATAGAACATCACGATAAGCAGAATAGGAACTGATATATAGTTGATAAGTTTGAGTAAAATCGACATTGTGAACCATGATTGCACAGGGAAGTATTAAATGCTTGTTATGAGAAATTAAAGACTGAGAGCAATTACCGTCTTGCCAGCCTTATCGACACCAAGAATAAGAACACGGAACTCGTCCTTGGTAAACACATACTTCCATAGGCCATAGAACAAGGAGAACATTGCTCTAGCCCGGTGGTCCTCTCAATGAACTGCCGGCTTATCCGGCGATATCTGACCAGCAAGGCACGTCCTGAAAAACAATCACACCGTTACAGACATTTTCTTCAATCAGCCCAAATTACCAGACACAAAACTAAGCCATCCTCACAGTACAGGGCCACGGCGTCATCGACATTTGCACTATGCACGGAATAATGTATCGTGGACACACTTCCTTCCCCGATTCTTAAGTCACAAAACCCAACGAACCCTCGAATTGCCGGAAGGGGTGAGAAGCCACAAACTGCAACACACGAGCACCATTCCGGCTATGGAGCATGGTGGCTTCGGAATCCAATCAGAATAGCGGAACCATGGGAGCCCAATCCTCAACGGTTCAACCCACCGATCGATAAAcagaaccaaaacaaaaaaacactcgagATAACTGAACCATTGGCGGGACCAGAGAGGAGAGAGCGGTGGAGATCTGGATCGCTCACCGGAGAGCCGGAAGACGGCCTGGCTACGCGACCGGGCTGGTTCCGGCGAAGTCACCCCGCCGTCTCGACTGAGCGCGTGAGGCGCTCCGCCTGGTTTTGAGCCGCCCGGCGGTGGGAGCGCGCCCACCGGAGTTAGGAGTCGCGGCACTCCCTCCCCACCCCACCGCTGGGCCGGCTGGGGCCTGTTGACTGGAGCACGCTCGCTCCGCGCCACAGACAAGTGGGGCCCCGATGGGGGAAGTGTTTCTTCGCCTGTACTGCCAGTGGCGGTGGGGCCCCGGCGGGCGTGGTCCCCCACGTACCGGCTACCGAGAGGTGCTGCTCGGACTTTGGAGGCGTCGCGGCGGACGAGTGGCACCCACTCGGGGGACCAGTGGGAACATGACCGGTGGGCCCGAATGAACGGTGCGGCGGAGAGGTCCCGTCGGTCAGTGAAGCGATCGTGTcggttggtggtggcggctTCCCGCGCTACGGAACGGGGAAGAAGACGGGAGAGTACTCTGCTCGTAGCGACAGTGTGGTTGACCCGCTACTCTGGCCGCTAGCGCCGGGAAGGCAAAGACTTTGCAGACGCGCACGCGCACCGAGATACGATTTCGTGTATGGAATCTAGCTACATGCGCTAGTCAAAGTCTGAGCTCTCCTAGCCATCTAGTTGGTGTATCCTATCAAGTATCAAAGTTGATCTTGAGTTTCACATGATGATAACCATGCTTGACAATTTCGATGGCAAACGAATTAAGCGTGCTGATCATGAATGGGGTGGACGAGACGCCGTGTAAAAGTCAGTTTGATTGAGATAAAACAAAGATGTTGTAGTGCATGTCAACATGTGCGGGTACAAATGAGCTTACCTCTGCCTGTAAATGATTTTACGCAAGCTCATTGCCTCCAGGTAGTTCTTGCTCCTTTTTCCTTAAATCTTAAACCACAATATGCAAAACGACCTTTCATCCTACCAGTCaaattttgacccggtactaatattaaACCACAACATGCAAAACGACCTTTCATCCTACCGGTCacattttgacccggtactaatgataatattagtaccgggtctaaatTTTTAGTAGCCCAGaaaccttttagtaccgggtccctttagtaccgggtggtgtctctccacgggttacttcaaaaaagaaaagcatatcTAACTCTATCACATATGCTGTGtgggtgagatggtaaggaaggctcgcacgaggcttgaggtcgtgggtttgaatcccacgcaccgcgcatAACGCATGACTTGTGGCTTGCGACGTTGCGCGCGTGTGTGAGCCTCCCAACTGttcaacaatttttttctttattttttggatgAAAAAAGTTTAGTACTGCCCCCCTTAGTACTGACATAGCAGTACTAGTGTCGAAACCGCAACTAAAGATTGATTCTCTAGTTGTGATGATGCATTACTTACACATCTATTGGTTTGAGCATCGTATGGCTTCAAAACTTGCTTACCTAGAAGGCAGTTTAAGCCAAGTAAAATGGTTATCACATAAAAGTGAGGGGTGAGGGGGCATGTGCCCTTTCCCCCTTCTAGCTAGAGCCACcatatgtcaatttttttaaaaaaatagtccACCGTATGAGCTTACCATCTTCGAGAAAAGATTTGATGCTCCTGCACCGTCTAGTGCTCCCGTGCTCCCAGACGATGGATGCACATCAGATGGTGCATTTCAAGGGTGCTATTGGACAGCGGGTATGATTTCCAAAAAAATATGAGGGTCAAAATGCAAAAAACGCATCTTCAACTGCTCCCGAGCTGCACCGTCCGATGTGCATCCAACAATGCACATCGGTTGGGAGCATAGGAGCACTGGACGATGCGGGAGCACCAGGTCCTCTCTCTACCATCTCCTCCCTTATGTAGCTTGTGGGGGTAGGGAAGTAACAACACCACAATTAAAGAATGACATGTACATGTACATGAAGCTGATCTCGCACAGCTTGCATGTCAAAATTCAAAAGCTAGGAAATATCAACCCTTTATGAAGTATGACTTTAGCATACAAAGAATTCGGTTTTGTTAGAAGGCGCCATCCATATCTTGCTAGCATAACTTGGTTAAAGAGTGGGAGAATTTCGAAGTCCCGCCAACGAATTTCGGTGAGGAAAGGCAATCCAAAGAACGCtggtgctttttttttaattttcttggCCAACCCCGACTAGGC is a genomic window containing:
- the LOC117838418 gene encoding uncharacterized protein; protein product: MFSLFYGLWKYVFTKDEFRVLILGVDKAGKTTLLEKLKSIYLKGEGLPPDRVVPTVGLNIGRIEDANAKLVFWDLGGQVGLRTIWEKYYEEAHAIMFVIDAATASSFEDAKSALEKVIRHEHLRGAPLLIVANKQDLPGVINDEELAKFLNFKELDDRPYMFQAVSAYDGRGIKSGIDWLVEQMEKSKRTETLRARAGVAGSI